Proteins from a genomic interval of Streptomyces sp. Tu6071:
- a CDS encoding aspartate aminotransferase family protein, translated as MGNPIAVSKDLSRTAYDHLWMHFTRMSSYENAPVPTIVRGEGTYIYDDQGKRYLDGLAGLFVVQAGHGRAELAEAAHRQAKDLAFFPVWSYAHPSAIQLAERLAHHAPGDLNKVFFTTGGGEAVETAWKLAKQYFKLTGKPTKHKVISRAVAYHGTPQGALSITGLPALKAPFEPLVPGAHKVPNTNIYRAPIHGDDPEAFGRWTADQIEQQILFEGPDTVAAVFLEPVQNAGGCFPPPPGYFQRVREICDQYDVLLVSDEVICAFGRLGTMFACDKFDYVPDMITCAKGMTSGYSPIGACVVSDRLAEPFYRGDNTFLHGYTFGGHPVSAAVALANLDIFERENLNQHVLDNEAAFLGTLDKLRDLPIVGDVRGNGFFYGIELVKDKATKETFTDEESERILYGFVSKKLYEYGLYCRADDRGDPVIQLSPPLISDQSTFDEIEGIVRQVLTEAWTKI; from the coding sequence GTGGGGAACCCGATAGCCGTGAGCAAGGACCTCTCCCGAACCGCGTACGACCACCTGTGGATGCACTTCACCCGCATGTCGTCGTACGAGAACGCGCCCGTCCCCACGATCGTGCGGGGCGAGGGCACCTACATCTACGACGACCAGGGCAAGCGCTACCTGGACGGCCTGGCGGGCCTCTTCGTGGTCCAGGCGGGTCACGGGCGCGCCGAACTGGCCGAGGCGGCGCACCGCCAGGCGAAGGACCTCGCGTTCTTCCCCGTCTGGTCCTACGCGCACCCCTCCGCGATCCAGCTCGCCGAGCGCCTCGCCCACCACGCCCCGGGGGACCTCAACAAGGTCTTCTTCACGACGGGCGGCGGCGAGGCCGTCGAGACCGCCTGGAAGCTCGCCAAGCAGTACTTCAAGCTGACCGGCAAGCCGACCAAGCACAAGGTCATCTCCCGCGCCGTCGCCTACCACGGCACGCCGCAGGGCGCGCTGTCGATCACCGGGCTGCCCGCCCTCAAGGCGCCGTTCGAGCCGCTCGTACCGGGTGCGCACAAGGTCCCGAACACCAACATCTACCGCGCGCCGATCCACGGCGACGACCCCGAGGCGTTCGGCCGCTGGACCGCCGACCAGATCGAGCAGCAGATCCTCTTCGAGGGCCCCGACACGGTCGCTGCCGTCTTCCTCGAACCGGTCCAGAACGCCGGCGGCTGCTTCCCGCCGCCGCCCGGCTACTTCCAGCGCGTACGGGAGATCTGCGACCAGTACGACGTGCTCCTCGTCTCGGACGAGGTCATCTGCGCCTTCGGCCGCCTCGGCACGATGTTCGCGTGCGACAAGTTCGACTACGTGCCGGACATGATCACCTGCGCGAAGGGCATGACCTCCGGCTACTCGCCGATAGGCGCCTGCGTCGTCTCCGACCGCCTCGCGGAGCCCTTCTACCGGGGCGACAACACCTTCCTGCACGGCTACACCTTCGGCGGCCACCCCGTCTCCGCCGCCGTCGCCCTCGCCAACCTCGACATCTTCGAGCGCGAGAACCTCAACCAGCACGTCCTCGACAACGAGGCCGCCTTCCTCGGCACCCTGGACAAGCTCCGGGACCTCCCCATCGTCGGCGACGTCCGCGGCAACGGCTTCTTCTACGGCATCGAGCTCGTCAAGGACAAGGCCACCAAGGAGACCTTCACCGACGAGGAGAGCGAGCGCATCCTCTACGGCTTCGTCTCCAAGAAGCTCTACGAGTACGGCCTGTACTGCCGCGCCGACGACCGCGGCGACCCGGTCATCCAGCTCTCGCCCCCGCTCATCTCCGACCAGTCCACCTTCGACGAGATCGAGGGCATCGTCCGCCAGGTCCTCACCGAGGCATGGACGAAGATCTGA
- a CDS encoding ABC transporter ATP-binding protein yields MAAPSPSPADDVLRAEGLHVTRHGSPVLSDVTLSLRHGEILAVGGPRGSGRSTLLRCLAGMARPDQGGIWFDGAPLHELSTARRAHVRRDHFGWLEETPHLAPELTAWENAALPLLLRGVPHRAARDVATEWLERLDIAPCARRRPHALTHLEQHRVAMARALAGTPALLFADEPTAALHSADRAVLLRTLVTAARTHGISMLLTTHGDEAAELADRSVSLRDGRLADATSVSGDVPGTEEGKATCSVSV; encoded by the coding sequence ATGGCTGCCCCCTCGCCATCCCCGGCCGACGACGTGCTGCGGGCCGAGGGCCTGCACGTGACCCGTCACGGCTCCCCCGTGCTGAGCGACGTGACGCTCAGCCTGCGACACGGCGAGATCCTCGCCGTGGGCGGACCACGCGGCAGCGGACGCTCCACCTTGCTGCGCTGCCTCGCCGGCATGGCCCGCCCCGACCAGGGCGGCATCTGGTTCGACGGGGCGCCGCTCCACGAGCTGTCGACGGCGCGGCGTGCCCACGTACGGCGCGACCACTTCGGCTGGCTGGAGGAGACACCGCACCTCGCCCCGGAACTCACCGCATGGGAGAACGCGGCGCTGCCGCTCCTCCTGCGCGGCGTCCCGCACCGCGCGGCACGCGACGTCGCGACGGAGTGGCTGGAACGCCTCGACATCGCCCCGTGCGCGCGACGCCGCCCGCACGCGCTCACCCACCTGGAGCAACACCGCGTCGCGATGGCCCGCGCGCTCGCCGGCACCCCCGCGCTCCTCTTCGCCGACGAGCCCACCGCCGCGCTCCACTCGGCCGACCGTGCCGTTCTGCTGCGCACCCTCGTCACCGCGGCGCGCACGCACGGCATCAGCATGCTCCTCACGACCCACGGCGACGAAGCGGCGGAACTCGCCGACCGCTCCGTCTCCCTGCGCGACGGACGCCTCGCCGACGCGACGTCCGTCTCCGGCGACGTTCCCGGTACGGAAGAGGGGAAGGCGACGTGCTCAGTCTCCGTCTAG
- a CDS encoding VOC family protein, producing the protein MSYQQMIFINLVVNDLSVTKKFFTDLGFRLNEQFSDEETASVVISDTIITMLHTRERFAQYTPAGKTPADATATTEVLLTLSARSREEADMLADRALASGGSPAREAEDHGFMYGRSFTDPDGHVWEVVWMDPTQIQE; encoded by the coding sequence ATGAGCTACCAGCAGATGATCTTCATCAACCTCGTTGTCAACGATCTCTCCGTGACGAAGAAGTTCTTCACCGACCTGGGTTTCCGCCTCAACGAACAGTTCAGCGACGAGGAGACCGCGAGCGTGGTCATCAGCGACACGATCATCACGATGCTGCACACGCGGGAACGCTTCGCCCAGTACACGCCGGCGGGCAAGACGCCCGCGGACGCCACGGCGACGACCGAAGTGTTGCTGACACTCAGTGCGCGCAGCCGGGAAGAGGCCGACATGCTCGCCGACCGGGCGCTCGCCTCCGGCGGCAGCCCGGCTCGGGAGGCCGAGGACCACGGCTTCATGTACGGGCGCTCCTTCACCGACCCCGACGGTCACGTCTGGGAGGTCGTCTGGATGGACCCCACGCAGATCCAGGAGTGA